Genomic segment of Clostridiales bacterium:
AAGACAGTTTCTGATGACGGGTTGAGGTCTTCAAGCAGATCTTTGCCATCTCTTCCAGGGTACGGCTCAGTGAACAGATGGTCGTAGAGGCGAACCTCGGCCGGAATGGCATGTTCCGCGGACAGCCAGTGAAGGGTCGCTTTCGGTCGCCTGCCATCCGGAGAACTTCCTCCCCGTGTCTGCGGATCGTACGTACACCGTAGCTCTACGACGCGACCCGTCTCGTCCTTGACAACCTCAGTGCAAGTAATGAAGTACGCCGAGCGAAGACGCACTTCTCGGCCAGGGGCAAGGCGAAAAAACTGCTTGGGCGGGTCTTCCATGAAGTCGTCGTGCTCAATCCAGAGCTCCCTTGAGAAGGGAACCCTTCGTGTACCGGCATCCGGGTCCTCGGGGTTGTTCTGGACGTCGACGTACTCGAGCTCGCCTTCCGGGAAATTCTCGATGATGAGCTTAAGGGGCTTGAGTACGGCGAACCGCCGCTGCGCGTCGCGATTGAGCACATCGCGCACTGCGTGTTCGAGCATCTCGACCTCGACGACGCTATCCGCTCTCGCGACCCCGATCATCGCCGCGAAGTCGCGGATCGCCTCGGCAGAAAATCCCCGGCGGCGCAGTCCCGAGAGCGTAGGCATCCGCGGATCATCCCAGCCACGCACGTGGCCCTCACTGACAAGACGAGATAAAACGCGCTTGGAAAGTACGGTGTGGGTTAGGTTTAGGCGCGCGAACTCGTACTGCCGGGGACGGGACGGGACCGGCAGATTGTCGATGAACCAGTCGTACAGCGGCCGGTGGTCCTGGAACTCGAGCGTGCAGATGGAGTGCGTGACGTGCTCGATCGCGTCGGACTGCCCATGCGCGAAGTCGTACGAGGGGTAGATGCACCAGGCGTCACCTGTGCGATGGTGCGCCGTGTGGAGTATCCGGTACATCACCGGATCGCGAAGGTTGATGTTTGGGGACGCCATGTCGATTTTTGCCCGCAGGACCCTCGA
This window contains:
- a CDS encoding glutamine--tRNA ligase/YqeY domain fusion protein, which produces MDANTSSPPERSDFIRDIVASDLREGRHPSVITRFPPEPNGYLHIGHAKSICLNFGIAGEFGGACHLRFDDTNPVKEEQEYIDSIETDVRWLGFDWGNHLYFASDYFEQLYQWALALIRSGKAYVDDLSAEEIRAYRGTLTEPGQESPWRGRTVEENLDLFARMRNGEFLTGSRVLRAKIDMASPNINLRDPVMYRILHTAHHRTGDAWCIYPSYDFAHGQSDAIEHVTHSICTLEFQDHRPLYDWFIDNLPVPSRPRQYEFARLNLTHTVLSKRVLSRLVSEGHVRGWDDPRMPTLSGLRRRGFSAEAIRDFAAMIGVARADSVVEVEMLEHAVRDVLNRDAQRRFAVLKPLKLIIENFPEGELEYVDVQNNPEDPDAGTRRVPFSRELWIEHDDFMEDPPKQFFRLAPGREVRLRSAYFITCTEVVKDETGRVVELRCTYDPQTRGGSSPDGRRPKATLHWLSAEHAIPAEVRLYDHLFTEPYPGRDGKDLLEDLNPSSETVLSGSFVEPALAQVEPGVTVQFERLGYFCVDRDSQPDAPVFNRTVSLKDTWAKLQARGRQS